GGCCAGCAGACAGGGaccacggagggaggagccagggaggagatgACAGAGGGAGGAGTCAGGGAGGAGCCAGGAGGGATCTGGAGCCGGAGGAGTCAAGCTGGACCCAAGCTACAGCCATAACGGCCCAAGGAGGAGCCTGAGGCGGAGAGCCaaagagccagggtgacggggaggatccCGAGGTCCAAGGCGGAACAGATGGCTCTGGCGACTGACGCGGAGATGTGGATCCAGAAGGCCGTGGTGGAGCCAGAGTGAAAGAggtgaagccagaggagtggagtcccaaggCGTAGGATGGTCGACaccagaccaaggcggagccagagggacgagggagccaggcggagcttgtggactgccgggccGTGGCGGAGAGAAGGGAGCTAGGAGCCACGGTAGAGCCGACGGGTCAACaggccgaggcggagtccaggcctcAGAGGCTGAAggtggaggtgagggagactccagCCATGCTGACGCTagaggatggcagtcccgtggAGCACGCACCgaaatgatggtgggctgagggcgagcagaggggctgccagacgacaacGGTGGAGGAGGCAAAAGCGGGTGGGGGGGGTCGGGCATTTTGGAGGAGCGACCACAGGAGGACAccttctaggagcaggcacttgAGGACAccttctaggagcaggcactggaagGAGCTCTGGGGCTGGATCCGACACTGGAgggagctctggggctggagcctaCGTGTGAGTGCCCCAGACCCACACAAATGCTAGTGCCAATATGGACAGTCCAATGCTCTCCTGGCTGAATTCTGGAGCAGACTCAGGGGCTGTCCCTGGGCTTAACTGTGAAACCGGATCCCTTCCTGGGCTTAagttgggaacaggagcccttcctgttacaaagctcatcgttctgaaaagcgaagtgtgctctgattggtcagctatccagtgtgttgtgattggccgaatacctcaagcgtgtgatggaaatgttaggcccttaacatattgtgatgccctgtccggccgaagcgctgagacataaacataaaccccattataaacgtgatataaacatgatttctagtcgtgtcctcttttggaaggccaaacaaagtagtttcgctttctcaacgaaacagcgtcacacaccgcggccttgagtgagcagaggcggccGGCTTGAGAACAGCGTGGctggcggattctacgaaggagcgtcggttgggcttgcggcaaccacatgtgacgaccccgggctggactccgctttgtccacggtgaaaacTGATTCAGCGAtacacagtgcaaagttgatgtatttcctcagcgaccagcacggatcagctctaggcatgatgaagcagatatcgttctcttttggaaggtcaaacaaagtagtttccctttcacagtgaaacacacagcatctatacgacatggtggtggcagcaacaacaatactacaatgagaataaaaggtacgccttctttctttgcgtgaacatttgggcgtcATTGTGCAAaccttcccacatagtgatgtagtgatgtgggggcgtgttagaacaagccgttttaggggggtgtggacgagtattaatttttataaagaatatctctttggatttgagactttaatctttgcaactttacagatcttctttatgcaccaagagttgTAACACTTCAAGgggaaaggaaaaattgaaatcgcatcatatgatccctttaaatgaCAAGATGTTGATTTTTCCTAACGATTTTATGAAATGAAGTGCCATTTAAATGCACATTAGACTACATATTTTTtccttatactgtatatatatatatatatatatatatatatatatatatatatatatatatatatatatatatatatatatatatatatataaaacaatccaTAGAAGAGCCTGGAATTTAGATTTGTTAACTTCTGAACAACTCTgacttgttttattcatttttatttgaacttttctatacatatataaacattgtttgaCTGCTATTTGTAAAAAGCCAAACCAATGGCCTAGATGTCTTATCATCTAACTTGTTTTACCATGAAGGTGATTAGACACGAATATTCCATCAGTTTGGTTCACTGCTGTTAGATTCATAATGTGTGAAGTACTCTGGAGAAACATCAAGTCTTCCTCCTTGTATTGtataaaacaaagcaacaacCAATTTgaatctaatatttgtatttccaGTAGAGTGAGTCCAGTCTCATTCGGTCCTCAGTGTAAAGTGTTTGCATTGTTCCCAGTGAGCAGGATGACACCAGCTTAGTCAGAATTGCGTTCCAAGTGTGGTGGCTTTCGTTTCAGCTTGCATTAGCAGTACAGAAGTATTCATCCATTAAGGTTTTCCATTTGATCatagttttaaaatatctaattgtGTGGAAACTAGCTGTCCTACTGAGGAATTGTCACAAGGGCTGTATCTCAATCTCAGTATATGAATTGCATCTGGACAGTAATGTTGCAAATATTCAATAGCTATTTTGTAGTCAAGACTTTAAAGGTTGTGTAAATTGTACTTGATATGAAAAAAGAACCCCCCCACCACAATATTCTGGCACTATCCCTTTATTACAGTCATGTTTAATATGACGAAATGCTGAAAAATGCTGAATGTACATCTGAAaaatgaacaacacaaaaaagggGAAACATTCTGTATTACATTCAATGACTTACAGCACATTCATCAGGGATGAGTctttattaaacactttaaatgtgaaaattaattttaagcttttctgAAACCAGGGATAGAATAAAGCATAAATGATGGGATTAATGATGGAGTTCAGGAAGAAAAATATTACAGCAACATTTCTGACATAAAACAAGTCAGCATTACTGTATGGAATCACTAAAGAACAAATATAATATGGCAATAAACACAGAAGAAACACAATGACCAGAATCCCCAGCAGTATGGCAGCTTTTCgctctgatttgtcactgactCTGTTTTTGGAGGATCCTGTGCTGTTGTGAACCTGAAGGGCTCTTATAGCAGTCGCATGTCTCTTagcaatgacaaaaacatgagtgtataatattataattagtgtACATGGCATAAGAAACACAATCAGAAGATCAATAAAAGAGGAAACTCCATCtataacataaacacattttcctGGACACATGACATTAGTGAAGTTTCCATTAACAAACATAAGAGTAAAGTTATAAATAAGTGAAAACAGCCAGTTAAATAAAGTCACTATGCAGATCACAGTGGGTGAGATTTTCTGTGAGTAAAGAAAAGGAGAACTTAAAGCCAAAAAGCGATCAATGGCTATCAGAGCCACAGTGTGAACAGACACGCTTGTTGCTTGAAAAGTCACAAAATTAAAAACCACACACATCACTGGTCCAGAAGTCCAACATGACTCAATCAACAAAATCAATTGAAATGGCATCACAGCAACTCCAGTAAGGAGATCGGACACGGCCAAAGAGAGGATGAGGATGTTCGCAGGTGTGTGGAGCTGCTTGAAGTGACTAACAGAGATGATGACCAGCAGGTTTCCACACACGGTCAGCAGAGACACAGCTGCTGTGGCCACATACAGAACCACATAGACAGATAAAGAAACAGATCTCCCTGGACACAAATATTCCTGACAGACAATGCTTTGGTTCACTGCTGATAAATGCATTCTTCAGTATTTGGATGAAATATCCAAACAGAGTATCGTTCCATGTGATAAGGATTCATGGATTCAAATGTGCAGTTTGTATTTTCAACAGCTCTGAATTGCTCATAATCTGAAACACAGTCTGCATTCACTCCTGGAGATTCCACAATAAAGACATGCTACAACCCATGCTGCTTTTATACACTTGACATGTTGACTTTTTCCAAGACCGGCAGCATCAAGGGGAAAGAACATACAGCTGGGAGATCAACTGATTTGTTTcatccagaaaaaaaagatgaagagtgatataatacaattatatatttgcaatttatGTTGCGATTCTACAAcagaaaatgatttctaaataataataataataaaaaaatattcaaaatgcagCCTGTGGTCTAAATGTACAACCAACCAATGACAGTTTATTGGGTTCCGAAAATGACCTGCTTTTCTTAACTCAAAGATCTTACTGAGAAATGTGAGGTTTTACAAGAAACCCTAAAATGGAGATAGTTTtggcatatatgtatatatatatatatatatatatatatatatatatatatatatatatatatatatatatatatatatatatatatatatatatatttgttttattattattttataagtcCTTTCAAGGCAAATAATTTTACTCAGCGGCtatctttgaaacacctctcggGGAGCTATCAGTCATTCAAGTACAACTCCTATCtatttgaatggggaaacatcaaattcacCAAAGCTTTTCACCAtgcttacaattaaatttcatatttaaaatcaccaatgaaatctgacaataAAATTCTCACAaattttgtttcttatgctcaaacaGGCAATGCGCATGTGCAGTACTAAGTGCCCAGAACACtcactgtttctatagcaaccggaaTTTCTAATGGCAACTGCAGTGACGCGATGACTTTACCAATTATCTATTTTATGTAGAAGGCGGGACTAATCCGCCATATTGCGCATTGCACTTTCTCCAATTCATAAGCAATATATCTAAAGTCtttgttttaatgcaaaatagCATCTTAGGCCAGCAGACCCACATTTAGAACACACATTTAACATTATAGCGAAAAATGTAACAAGTGTACGTACCTGAACATGACTGATATTTCAGTGAAAAGTGTTTCTGCTTATAAGTACAAACAGTCCACGCAATTATTTGTTGATAAAACTAACTCTTTGCATCTGGGTGGTGTATTTGCTAGTTCTACAATGGGTAAACCAACTGAGCCTTGATTTTTGAggaaaacttttcatttttcacttGGTAGTGGTCACATGCAGACAGCAATACGTGGCAGCAAGCAGGTGATtcaacatttacaatttattatttaaaactgcaCTAAAtcatggggaaaaaacaaaaacaaatgataaaaagaagataaattattgcctacaaaataaattaatttggcAGCCCCTTAACAGGTCAAAGGTAAACTGACTGCCATTTGAGCTGAGCTTAAAATGCAACTTCACATTTGACATTGTCTCCATCTAGTGGTTATTTCCTGCCAACTGGGTAAACCTGATTTAGTTCCTTTAATGATTAACCGTACTCGTTTCAGgtcatataacatttatatacagCAATACCATACACATAGACAAACATTTCATTGACATTGCTTGGTTGTTGAAACTGTAGCATCTATTTCAGGATAATTTTACAGAGATGATTTTGGCACAGTGAGACTGAACACATGGCTAATAACTAACAAGATTAAAAGGAATTGAGTAACACAAAACGCATCAATCAGCAGTAGCTTTACATTTTCCTGGACATGAGAGACTTTGTAGGGTCATATAATCAACTCCACAGACATTTTCAAAGTCCATAaaattttcactgtttttgtaTTGTGCTTGAGATTcacacattatcccacttatttaaaaaaatgaatgaacctgaaaatacactaccagtcaaattttttgccacacttactcattttttttattatgaatagaTTTAtgttttgactggtagtgtgttttcatttgtttatttatttgttcaaatacaGTGTTTGAGAGCAGTTTAAAAGTGAAGTGCACTTATTCACCTTTATAGCAGCAGCTTCATACTAACTGTCAGAGATAAACACATTCATCCGTGCCATTTTCAACCAATGAAATCTCATATTTAGCATATTGTGCTATCAGGAATGGCAGCTTCTATAACAAACCAGATGGGTGAAAGATGCATGAAGCTGGAATGATTATCTGTTAACAGTAACAatgttaaaactattttaaacacaaGTTAAGCTCTATGTACAGTCTCTGTTGAATGTTTATCCCAATGCATGTTTTAACAAGTGGAGTTAAAATAAGTTTCTGTGGTAATGAACCACACACCAAACATGCCGTCCATAGAGCttaacttatattatatattctgttAGTGGCAATATCTTAACTGTATTTAGAAAGCAACTCAAGACAGCTTCACTTAGTGACAAACCTCCATAACTCATTATAAACATGCCAGTGCAAATGCTGTGGGACATCAGATGATATGCTTATTTTTTGACAGAAGCCCAGATAATCAAACCAATAATGACAGCCAGCACAATCAGAACAGCGATCAGGATGAAAATCTTCTTGCGGAATGACGTCTACAGTGAAAAGAAGAAATGAGTCACtagtatgataataataataataagggttgtcaattaaacatgttaatacaatagtacattttattaattattatatatttaattaaaaaatgttgaatttaatagcaatataatgttaaaaaacaatgtgattaaaaataaatgcaaatttacttgagctgtaatataatttaataaaccaTCTTAAAAGTAGGCCGTACACCAACTCAAACATGCCAGTGCAAGGGAAGCTTACAGGCAAATTACAACTTAAATTTGCATCTGTTTCTCATACGAAGCTAGTAGCATGAAATATTGAAAAGGaattggaatatagtgcacaagtcatatgggcTAAGTTTACGGTGCTGTTTCATTCTTTTGGAGCTTGACACTGTCCGTCTCCATCTACTTTCATTAGGCTGaatttcttgttttgtgttcgACAGAAGGAATAAGATAAGATGGGTTTGAAATGATGTAAGGATGAGTGAATGATGGGTCATTAGTAAAAAATAAGCTGTACCTGGTGACTTGCTGCTCTGTTCAGTTGTTGTGTGGCCGACTGCACATTGATCTCTGCATTTGAAACATTGGCCTCTATACTGTCTGCAAAATGGGATGGAGATAAACAGAGGAAAAACTTTCACAGTTAAACAGTGAATTCATTTCTTTCTGACAACTAACCAAATATTCTGACTCGATCATCAAAAAGTTATTATTCATTGTTTAAAACATGGATAATGCATTGTCCCCTTGGATAGTAATTAATTTCCTAGAAGtccatttaaaatcctttaaagaGCACTATTTCTTTATTCATTCAGGTATGCATGCCAAAGATTTGGTGGACAGCACAAGCAATGATGCAAACTCTTGTAATTCTGATGAAatatcacatatgtaaacaacaCAAGTGTGTGCTTACTAATAGCTCACGTCTTATCATTAAAAGTTTAGTGCTTGAACAAACAGTCCCACTGAGCTGGTTTGTGTGAAGCCTCGTAGGTCTTCATTATCAGCATCTGCTTCTCCATTTTAACACCTTTAATTGCACTTTCCTGTCTGAGAGTTTCATCACAATACAGAGACTCCCTCAGAACCAAGTctaaacaaaaccacacagatggatttatttatttattttatatcattttatttttagaggacaaaatgtaaataaagaaaagtATTGTTGCTAAATGACAATTTCCTTAAATTCTAGGCAGCAAGCTGTTCATATAGAGACGGAGGCAGAGATTTGTTTACTGTCCATAAGATTTTGGCTCATTAGTCACAGGACAGCTTCCATTTGTTTACTTTTCAACAATGAAATAACACATGAGCACACTCTGGCCCTCATACTAAGAAAGTGTAAAAGCCTAGTTATATTTCTCTGATCTTACCGATCATGTCTCCCTGTTCATGCACCATCAAGCCCAGATCTCTGAAGATTTCATTAATGTCTGTGATGTCCGACTGAAAAACAAGAGAGTATGTTTTACACATCCCTAAATTTTTTTGCACAGCAAAAACAACCAGTCAAAAAGCATTACACCAGCACAATTCTTGTCACTTgtaaattagtttttgttgtcTCTGGGCTTGAATGCGTCTCACCTCCAGCTGTCTGATTGCTGATTCTCTCTCCTGAATGAGCTGCAGATCTTCCTCTGTGATGGCTTCATCATAGCTCTGAGTTTGAGCATGAACCTCActgaaaacatttattcattttgttttattttatttatttatttttatgtataaatgtgACAAGCGGAGGTGGtggaaaaaacacttttgaaaccTTTGAAAGGGTGATGAAAATCCTCCAAACCCATCATCTTTATCACCAACCTATGAACAGATTGTGAGGAAAACATATAGAAAACCATAATAAAGTGCCAATATGCCACTACTGCCTTTTATTTCTcacaaaaaacaccattataaatatataaactatatatttataatggTATATGATATAAACTATCATTTGCAGTATAAAATGGTACTGCAACAAAACAGTGATTCTCAATCatgctttttaaacaaacattcagTGCATCCTATCTGGAGTCATATGTGGCTTTTAAGTAGTGTGTATAACCAGGGATATGACGgctaactaaaaccataaaaataaactgaaatggagtactaaaaatactaaaagtaatgaaaaaatccttacacttatttttatttcagctagtagcCATGACAACATCTCtactttcatttagtttacctTGAAGTACTAAactaactcaaactaaaactaaaactaataaataaaaactacatagatatatttgaaaaagtaataaaaatggcaaagcacaacagaataaaaaacttttaacttaaattaaaaactataaaatgtggaaaaaaataaattctaaaatcgAATTCAAAATAATGCTGTATAACTAACAAAAAAATGGACTACTGTATAGAAAATGGCACTTTAACATTTGATATTAGTGTCTCTATAAATGAGCGCGTTTACATGCATGTTCTTAAGCTGATTATGCTTAATTAGCCGAAAACCCACTTGGTCATGTAAACACGATAACCCGTTTTCTTTTATCGGAATAAGCTCATAACCGGCGTAAGAATAAACAGGTTGCAACAGGTAGTTTTTTGCCTCTTACTCCGATTTTGCACGGCATGTAAACACAATAACCTACTTTCTGTCGGCTTATTGAAGTGCGCATGTGTGATACGTGATAGGAATGCATTGTTAGTGCAGATTTAAGCGCATCTAGACCAAGCAAGCGTcttgcagtaaagaaagaaggaaatatatcacaaaagcagactttttcatgactcagaaaatgataaaaatgtgttctcatcTCGTGCAGCAGAAGTAGAAGTGGTTCAGTCACAATGCTGTGTTTATAACTGCATGAGCTGTAAGTTTGACATGTTGCAAgcttaatttaacatcacacCTGACAAATGTATGGAATACTCTTGAGTCTGATAtgcaaatgattatattttgacgTCACTACAGGGAAATAAGGGGATTTATTAATTAAGTCATGTAAATGCAGCTTACTTGCGTTGTCAGATTACTGACGTGCATTTAAACGgggaaaactggttattttaataagctgatatttgtaagttatcagcttactggtgtgcatgtaaacatgctcAATGATAGGATTCAACCTTCAGTTGGGTGGATAATATCAATTCGTTTATGTCATTCTTTCAGTCCAAGTGTAACAGATGAAACTTACTGAAACTCTCGAGCTTGCTCGGACACGCGCCACAAACTCCTTCTCCTTCTTTGCTACCTCCCGCTGAACTTTCTGGAAAACGGCTAGCGCGTTGGAGAATTCAGTGATGAGACGTTCTCGCTGGATTTTTCTTTGCCGCTGTGTAAGAAAAGGTGAATGCCATATCTGAGCAGGACTGTTAAAAGGATAGTAGATATCACAAAatagtcttcaaaatatcttctatgtggGACAGCGAGGAAGCTTCACCTGTTCTGTGGTCACAGGTAAAGCACTGAAATCTTTCATGTATTTGTCTGTCACTTTAGCAAGCTGATTGACCTTCTGCTGTTTCTCTTGTCTGTATGTttgacaaatacaaatataattggATTGACATATATAACTGTTCACTTATTTTTATATGTGGTCATTTAAAGGGAACAGAACTAGCTGATTGTATTCAACTCACAATGTCTGTCGCAGGTTAGTCGTGTCTTGTGCTGTTCCAAAATGTCTCATCATCTGCTGGATTTCATTAGctggtaaaaacaaaaacaacatctagacaaacacacactggaaAACACCTCCTGTGCTTTTGGTTTATGTAATAGTGTGTATTATGGTTTCCATtcatttcataataaattcaCTTTCACAATTTTGCATGTTGTGGTttgtagatgtgttttttttgtctcattaCAAATGAGTAACAAAACATTCGATCCAAGGACTGTGCAACCTTCCAGTTAGTTTTAGGCCAAAATGGAtggttttataatatattatagatatataaagcATATGCTTGTTCAACATTTATGGTCAACAGTCTTCACATCACATAAATAAGGATGGATGTAGTAAAACTACTCACTTAGCAATGTTATTCTCTGGATATTTGAACTTATAGTCTGTGCCAGCATATTTGGGTCAACCCCGCCTGATCCAGACATGATGGAGATCTTCACAGAATGAATCACCAAACCTAGAAAGATTACACGTTAAATCAAACTTACTGTCAGAATTACAGggtaaacatgaatatgaatatacaggAGCTCTTTTATAtgatacaaaacattaatatatccttttaaaaatacttttatgttGCTTATAAACGTAGTTCATCTTCAATTCAAATACTgtaacacttaaaaatattttttggtgcATTCTGTCACTTTCACATATCATTTTAAGGTGCTATATCCCATACATTCAGACAAAAGTtgactttataaaaaaattagattgatatagaaaaagtttatttatttgttcatatttctgtCATGTGTTGTATACTATTTACAGTCCACAACAGCATAATGGTAAATGCTATAGCCTATACCGTGCCATTCCCATTGTGACAACTTTCCCCATATAGTGTGACTCCGTGCCTCGCTTTAAATATCTCTGAACAGTTCATTAATGATACAGCTAACTTACTGTTGTTCAAATGTTAGCAGGCTAACCAGCAGACCTTGTTCATCTGACTAGTTTACCAACATTTACTGCACCTGCAAAATGAAAGAATGCGGAAACCACAGCGCCCGGACTCACAAacacattaatttataaaatcagacggtttttatttttacttcactgACACACACCAAACATTCACCAAGAATGGTCAGGAATATGAACGCGTGGGACCGTGTCAAATAGATATTTAGATCACGCGCTGTCAAAGACAGTTCCACACTGCATGAAGTTCAGGATCAGCGACGCTTCTGTTCATTTTATCACTGACTTTTTCTCTAAAGTCCTTCTTAATTAAGTCAGTGTGCTTACACTAAATACAATGACACGTCTTTTACTTTGATATGCACGTCGCTTGTTTAGTTTACCTGGATTTCCTGAGTGAAACTCCGAGTCCCAGCTGATTTCTTGACGCCTGGGTCACGTGATTTCGCTTCAATCTTCCGCTTCAGTTCAGAAACAAGGACATTTACATACTAGGTATTTTCATTCACATTCACTGCAAACTAGTTAGAAATAATGTAGATATTAAGTATGATTCACACATGGGTTAATTATTCAGCATTATGCTAACGTTTACAAAAACAGTTCTCTTCACGTTTTAATAATAACGTTTCAATCTCCtaattttaatgtctttattgtgTACTCTCATTCTAAATGAAGAGACTCAatgatgtaaagttttttttttgctatcatTATAGATTATGGGTGTGAATGTTGTAATCTGGGTGTGCCACTTTTATTGTCAGATTATTGTGCTAAATTATATAACCATAACCATGCCCCACATAaccataaaactatataaaataatatagctgcaagcagcaatacgGGGCCAAGCTCTGCAAGGCACAGCAAGCAGACCAAGTATGGCGCACATCAAGTACAGCAGCGCAGCAAGCATTTAAGCACCAAGAGCAGTGCAGagcctgaagaacaaaacatcagAAATCGGGGACAGTATTTTTATGCGGCTAGCCCCGAAGAtcatttgagcaaaaaaaaacggaacactgtacttttcaaaatggctaCTACTGTAATGGGAGGAGTCTTAATGTATGATATTGTTTGTGATCAGCATGATGAAAGCAATCAGGTGTACTATGTCTCATTTTCTCATAGAGCTGCCATAAATTCCCATTTGCGGAAGAATAATATACATTACACTCAGGATCGCCAATAACATAGTCATAACATAGTGCCTGTtagctgcactgtaaaacctgatgagtttgtttaactcaaaccgtttgaggaaaccgattgccttaaatcCTTTAAGTTTATTAACTCAAAAAatgtaagcataaaaaaaatttgatttgtgTCCAAGTAACTCAGTAACTTATTGTTAAGATAACTTGGGTAAATAAAGTTAATAGTACTAAGTCCATTCAATTAATATAACTCAAATCTATGAAGTACACTGTAAACCCGAATAAGTAAGCAGAActagcagatttttattttgtatttaaacatttcaagttacaattaaaatgtatgagtACATTAATTCATACAATTAACTTAAAACTTTCAATTGATCAATGTGAACACTTTTATTAGTATAAACTCAGTTAGCTTTTAAAAGCTAATCTGCTTACATACTAATTTGCtaacatattaaaaatagtgTTATACAGAAGCTGTATGAGCGTAACAATATAAAGGGATCATTTGCTCTCAAATCAAGCTGCATTTACCACTTGTCACCATAAAGCCAACATTAACAGAAATTCTTCTAAATTAGCATAACATAAATTAGCAAAATATTAATCACTGCTAAATCTCATACTTAACAttaatcttacacacacacacacacaaaaaaacttatattacacttaattttagcatttactcTCCCTTTTGAGTGCCATcggcaaagcatgctgggaaatagACATCAAAGCCGTTTCAGTTAAACTAAGGtttgtctaaattaaaataaataatttcagaaaactc
The sequence above is drawn from the Cyprinus carpio isolate SPL01 chromosome B20, ASM1834038v1, whole genome shotgun sequence genome and encodes:
- the LOC109066733 gene encoding syntaxin-7-like, with amino-acid sequence MSGSGGVDPNMLAQTISSNIQRITLLTNEIQQMMRHFGTAQDTTNLRQTLQEKQQKVNQLAKVTDKYMKDFSALPVTTEQRQRKIQRERLITEFSNALAVFQKVQREVAKKEKEFVARVRASSRVSVGDKDDGFGGFSSPFQSEVHAQTQSYDEAITEEDLQLIQERESAIRQLESDITDINEIFRDLGLMVHEQGDMIDSIEANVSNAEINVQSATQQLNRAASHQTSFRKKIFILIAVLIVLAVIIGLIIWASVKK
- the LOC109064299 gene encoding trace amine-associated receptor 13c-like — translated: MHLSAVNQSIVCQEYLCPGRSVSLSVYVVLYVATAAVSLLTVCGNLLVIISVSHFKQLHTPANILILSLAVSDLLTGVAVMPFQLILLIESCWTSGPVMCVVFNFVTFQATSVSVHTVALIAIDRFLALSSPFLYSQKISPTVICIVTLFNWLFSLIYNFTLMFVNGNFTNVMCPGKCVYVIDGVSSFIDLLIVFLMPCTLIIILYTHVFVIAKRHATAIRALQVHNSTGSSKNRVSDKSERKAAILLGILVIVFLLCLLPYYICSLVIPYSNADLFYVRNVAVIFFFLNSIINPIIYALFYPWFQKSLKLIFTFKVFNKDSSLMNVL